The window TGCAGAGCCGGAAGCCGCCCAATCTGTCCATCACCATCCCTCCACCCGAGACCGCGGCCCCTGGCGAGCAGGCCAGCATGCTGCCCCAGGTAAAGGGACAGGTGAGGGGGCAGCCTGGAGGCTCGCCGCCCTGCCCCAGACAACAGCCGTGCCCACACAGCACTGTTCGGGCGGAGGAGGCCCCTTCTGCCTGAGCCCCAGCTGCCTGTGTAGCCCCTGACTTAGGCCTGTGCCCCCTCCTGCCTTTCCAGATGTCACAGTGAGCGGGCCCCGAGCGCAGGTGCCCGGTCTCCCGGTGATCGCTGTGGGTCTCCCGGTGGGATGTGTGGTCCTGAGAAAGCCTCCCGGTTCCACCCAGGACTGgctgtttccctttctgtctggGCCCCGCCACACCACCCCGCCCAGGGGCGAGGGCTGTCACACTTGGGGGAAGGGGCCCCCGCGCTGGGCATCAGCAGCCTGACCCCGCGGCGCCTGGCTCCCGTGGAGAATGGAAATGAGCAACGTTTCCAACAGGCTGGACCAGCGCTCCATAAAGGGCTCATTGAGAGCAGGCTTGAAACAGTGTCCTGGGGCATAAAGGGGTGCTGTGTTGGTGCCACCCACTCACCCCGGGGGGCTCTTCCTCCTACAGGGCACCAGGAGCTAGGAAATCACGCTGGGGGTCACTGAAGAGTTAAAAGATGGTGACTTTACATTTGGAAGGAAAGCAGCTCAGGGCGTGTAAATTGGGGGTGAGGCTTGTTCTCCATGGTGCTCTCACGTAGAGAGCCAAAAAAGAGCCAGCCCGGGCTCTGGGCTCCACCAAGTCCTAGCCTGTCCTCCCACAGAGGCCCAGGAACCCAGCCTACGTGAAGAGTGTCAGCCTCCAGGAGCCACGGGGACGATGGCAGGAGGGCAGCTCAGAGAAGCGCCCAGGCTTCCGCCGCCAGGCCTCCCTGTCCCAGAGCATTCGAAAGTGAGCACCCTTCCCGCCCCCCGTCCCCGGCAGCCCTACGGACCTTCTCCGGGCCTGGCCCCTGGGTCCCCTTCCTAGAAGGAGCAGGAAGGCCTTAATGAGCGGCCCTCCCTGCAGGGCTGGAACGTGAGAATCTGTTAACACCGTGTTCcgggggggaaactgaggcccaagggcAATGTGTGCCTTGTAGAAAGTCACAGGGTGGAGCCTGCGGGCGTGGGTCaaggagcggggtgggggggaggcaccGGCCCACAGAGTGGCTCCCGGAGGCCTGCCCACCCCTTTTAGCTGGTCATTGGGTACCAACCCAGGGGCAAAAGGGGGGAGCCGATCTGTCCCCCTCCACTGCACACACACGTGCCTTGTCGCCTGTCGTCCCCTGCCCACACATGCTGTCACCTCCCAcgtcccctcccctgcacccaaGTGCATGGCACCCTGCCACCCTGCGTCCCCCCTGCATGTGCCCTGGCCCGCATTGGTCTTCATCCCCGCGGCGTGCCCACCCCCGCGGCGCTCTCGGCTCCCGCAGGGGCACGGCCCAGTGGTTCGGGGTCAGCGGCGACTGGGAGGTGAAGCGGCAGCATTGGCAACGCAGGAGCCTGCACCACTGCAGCGTCCGCTACGGCCGCCTCAAGGCCTCGTGCCAGCGGGACCTGGAGCTCCCCAGCCAGGAGGTGCCATCCTTCCAGGGCACCGAGTCTCCAAAACCCTGCAAGATGCCCAAGGtgggtttgggggagagggaggggcggcGGCAGTGGCAGGGGACACCCCAGGGGCCCgacctgctccctccctccctccctccctctcttccagaTTGTGGATCCACTGGCCCGAGGACGGGCGTTCCGCCACCCGGACGAGGTGGACAGGCCCCATGCCCCACACCCGCCCCTGACCCCTGGGGTCCTGTCCCTCACATCCTTCACCAGCGTCCGCTCTGGCTACTCCCACCTGCCCCGCCGCAAGAGGATGTCTGTGGCCCACATGAGCTTTCAGGCTGCCGCCGCCCTCCTCAAGGTGAAGATGCCTCTGCCCggcccccgccgcccctccctccctctctgttccccccaGAGCATCCCCCAAGAGCTCACCTGGGCGCATCCCTCCGTGCCAAGGGCAGCGGATGCATGAGGTTACCCGGCAGAGAGGCCCGGGGCCTGGCCCATGGCCTTCCAGCCCCAGCGCTCCAGGGTTTGGGAAGCCGGGTTCTGCACCGACACGGGCTGGGCAAGTCGGAAGTGACATGTGCAGTCAGTTCACCCGAGTTTACTCGGCCCCTATGATGTGCTGGGCACGGGGGCTGCAGAGTGACAGGAGCCAGTGTCCCTGCCCTGGGAGAGCCCCCAGTCCCGAGGGGGCAGTTGTCACTAGTCAGTGTGATAAGTGCCGGGGTCGGTGCAGGAGAGGGGCTCGTGTCAGGGAAGCCACTTGAGCTGAGCCCAGAAAAATAAGGAGAAGTTCCCCAAAAGAGGAATAGCTTTCTCAGCAGAGGGAAGGGCCCACGCAGAGGCCCGGAGGTAGGAGGGGGCGTGGCACGTGGGGGTCAGagaggggggggcaggggcacggTGTGCCGTGCCgcggagctggggctgggggagatgGCCCGAGTTTTGGGGAGTAAGGGTGCGGGACGAGTGGTGGCGAGCTAGCTGCCCAAGCCAGAGGGCAGGACGTCAGCAGGGAGAGGAAAACGGCCAACTGCGGAGAGAGCGCTACGTTCAGGGCTATGGAAGATGGTGCCCTGTCTCCGGCCACGCTCTGCCCAGGGAGGATGGGCTTGACAGTCCCTTTGGAGGGGGGGCCTGATGCCCGTGCCTCTGCCCTGTCACAGGGGCGCTCCGTGCTGGATGCCACGGGACAGCGGTGCCGGGTGATCAAACGCAGCTTTGCCTACcccagcttcctggaggaggacgTGGTCGATGGGGCAGACACATTTGACTCCTCATTTTTTAGTAAGGCAAGCATGGGGTGTGGGCCTCGGGAATAGGGTACGGGGTGGCCTGGGAGTTAGGACTGGTGACCTGGCCTTGATCGTGCGCTGCCAGGAGCCCCTGACGGATCCAAGGGCCCCCTGGTTGGAGGGATATGCTGCCTTGCGGAGCTCCTGGGCCCCTGTCTCTCCGTCAGGGACCTGGCGGGGCAGGTGCCAACAGGGAAATCATTGCGAGGGCTCCCAGGCACATGCCCTGCACCTCCCTCCCCAAGAGCCTGTCCCGCTTTGTTCTGTCCTTGGATTGAGCTGTTGGGAGCAGTATTTGGGACAGTGACtcctcacactgtctttctctgtgtcccccgctccaccccaccccaggaagaAATGAGCTCCATGCCCGACGATGTGTTTGagtctcccccgctctctgccagCTACTTCCGGGGGATCCCACGCTCGGCCTCCCCGGTCTCCCCCGATGGGGTGCAGGTCCCTCTGTGAGTTCTGGGCAGCCTTCCTCCAAGCGGAGGGAAGTGGTGCAGTGGGGAAGGGCTCCCCCAGCCCACAGCAGGTCCCTCCCGGGCCCCCTTCTGGGATGtgcgggggaaggggcagcaggCTGAGAGCCCTCTCCCACCAGGAAGGACTCGGGCCGAGCCCCGGCGCCCGGGGCCAGGCGCAGCAGGCGCATCGCCTCCAAGGTGAAGCACTTTGCCTTTGACCGCAAGAGGCGGCACTACGGCCTGGGCGTGGTGGGCAACTGGCTGAACCGCAGCTACCGCCGCAGCATCAGCAGCACCGTGCAGCGCCAGCTGGAGAGCTTCGACAGCCACCGGTGAGCCGCGAGGCGGCCAGCTCCGGGCGTTGTGGGCGGCGTCCCCGCTCTCAGGtgcaggcagagggcaggagggccGAGGGCCACCCCGGGAGGCCTGGGAGCTTCCGGCTTCCCCAGGACCCTCGCCTGCAGCAGCCCCCTTACTCACTGAGCCGGCATTTGGCGAGCACCCCCTGTGGGCGAGGACAGCAGGGACGAGTCCCCGGGGTTGCCCTGCGAGCATGTGCGTCACCAGGGAGGGGTCCCCGGGCGCTTtgctgcctcctccccctccctgcttcctcggCCTGGATCCTCAGCCTGGCTCCCGAAAGCAGTGAGTCGACAAGCGTTCGTTGAGTGCTATCCCCCACTGGCCCCAGAACAGCTCCGACAGGAGAGACCGGGAGGGCCCGGTGGGCCAGAGGGACGGTCAGAACCTTGGACTATGAGTGAGGGGAGCGTGGGGCAGGATGTGCACAGAGACCTTGGGGGAAATTAGAGGATTGGAGGAGGGCAGTCCTCCCAGTGTGCGATGGGCAGTGACCTGACAGACATTAAACCCCgattataaataagtaataacAAGGATAGCAAGCGTCCCAAGGAGGACGGAGAATGAGAGTGAACTGGTGAGGAGGGGTGCAGCCGGCGTGAGCAGGAGTTAGCCGGGTAAAGAGAGATGTGAAGAGCATTTCTGACAAAAGAGGCAccgtgtgcaaaggccctggggccgcGAGGATTGTGGTTTGTTCCAGGAACTGTAAGAGAAGAATGTGGGTGGGCACAGCAAGGCCTTGCAGCCAGCAGGAGGGGGCGATGTTGGACTTAATTCCAAGGTGGCAGGAAGCCATctaagggttttaagcagggagAGACATGTTggagtgcatttttttttaacgcgtatttgtttttgagagagagagagagagggagagagagagagagagagagagagagagagaacaagtgggggaggggcagagggatacaGAGGACccgtgctgatagcagagagcccgatgcggggctcgaactcacgaaccgtgagatcgtgacctgagctgaagtcggacgcttaaccgactgacccacccaggcgccccctgtagGGGCTGTGATGTCACTGTGACGAAGGATGAGTTGGAGGGGAATAGAAAGGGAGCTGATGGGGGACGGGCTCGACAGGCTGAGGGATGGGATGTGGGTTCGGCTCCGCTGACCCCAGGCTTGTGTCCCCAGGCCCTACTTCACCTACTGGCTGACCTTCGTCCACATCATCATCACGCTGCTGGTGATCTGCACGTATGGCATTGCACCCGTGGGCTTTGCCCAGCACGTCACCACCCAGCTGGTGAGCCAGGCTAAGTTAGGGGTGCTCCGCTCCGGGGGTCCCACCCGCCCGAGAGGCATCAAGCGTCGTCGGCCACCGAATCCCTCCCGTGGCCACAACCTGGCCCGTGCAGGAGGGTGCTCTGGGCTCACCACAGCTTCACCCCTCAGCCCTACCCTGGCATGGGGAACCCCCTGAccgccctccctctgcccctgccccaggtgcTCAGGAACAAAGGTGTGTATGAGAGCGTGAAGTACATCCAGCAGGAGAACTTCTGGATCGGCCCCAGCTCGGTGAGGGGCCCGGCGGGTGGGACAGCACCACAGCAGGAAGGCCCTGGGCCCCGTCACCCCCAGCTGGGCAGGGGGTCGGCTTGCccaggggaccccccccccctcgtCAGGGGGCCCTCAGGGGAGACTCAACAGAGTGGCCAGGTCGGGGCCCACGCttactctctgccctcccccagatCGATTTGATCCACCTGGGAGCCAAGTTCTCGCCCTGCATCCGGAAGGACCAGCAGATCGACCAGCTGGTGCTTCGGGAGCGAGACCTTGAGCGGGACTCGGGCTGCTGTGTCCAGAACGACCACTCGGGCTGCATCCAGACCCAGCGGAAAGACTGCTCGGTAGGGCCGGCCCTCCGCTTGCCCTAGCCTTGGGGAGGGCCCCTGGAGgaccatcccctccctccttcccggcCCCACACACCCCTGTACACGGGCCAGCACGGGGAGGGTGCCGACCTCCCCAGAGGAGCGGAAGCCAGGTCTTGGGAACGTCAGCCGGGGGTAGAGGTCTGGGAGATGGGTCTGAGCCCTGGGGACGAGGGGAAGAGCCCCTGTCCTGGAGGCTCCTTTGCCCACTCTCACGGGGACATTCGCCTAGTCGTAACCAACCCTCCTCCGCCCTCCAGGAGACTTTGGCCACTTTTGTCAAGTGGCAGGATGACACGGGCCCCCCCATGGACAAGTCTGATCTGGGCCAGAGGCGGACATCGGGGGCAGTGTGCCATCAGGACCCCAGGTACGCTCCCAGGGTGGCCCACCGCTGGGCCACCCATGAGAAGACGGCCTTGCGTATCCTGCCCCTGGCTCCTGCAGGGATGTTGGAGGGGAGTGTGgcaggctggggggcggggcacagcTCCTCATTTTGCCCCCTCTCACCCCTGCCTCCAGAACCTGTGAGGAGCCAGCCTCTAGCGGCGCCCACATCTGGCCCGACGACATCACCAAGTGGCCAGTGAGTGTCCGGGGTGGAGCATGGTCTagcaagggcagggagggggtgcctgCCGCTGCCCGGGCCCAACCCGGTGTCCGTCCCGGCAGATCTGCACGGAGCAGGCCAAGAGTAACCGCACGGGCTTCCTGCACATGGACTGCCAGATCAAGGGCCGCCCGTGCTGCATCGGCACCAAGGGCAGGTGAGCCAGCCCGGGCACTCTGCCCCGGGCACCCCGCCCAGAGCTTCCTCTCATCCTCTGGCACCACCCGCCACCCCGGGCCAGTGTCCTCCCTACCTGGTGACTCTGGGGTCACCCGTGGCGTGAGTAGAATGAAAGGGAGCTTGCCCCGGAGCTGTGGTCCCCGCAGAGCGGCACCCCCTTCCCGCCAGCGATGCCTGCTGTG is drawn from Panthera uncia isolate 11264 chromosome E1, Puncia_PCG_1.0, whole genome shotgun sequence and contains these coding sequences:
- the RHBDF2 gene encoding inactive rhomboid protein 2; its protein translation is MASADKNGESVSSVSSSRLQSRKPPNLSITIPPPETAAPGEQASMLPQRPRNPAYVKSVSLQEPRGRWQEGSSEKRPGFRRQASLSQSIRKGTAQWFGVSGDWEVKRQHWQRRSLHHCSVRYGRLKASCQRDLELPSQEVPSFQGTESPKPCKMPKIVDPLARGRAFRHPDEVDRPHAPHPPLTPGVLSLTSFTSVRSGYSHLPRRKRMSVAHMSFQAAAALLKGRSVLDATGQRCRVIKRSFAYPSFLEEDVVDGADTFDSSFFSKEEMSSMPDDVFESPPLSASYFRGIPRSASPVSPDGVQVPLKDSGRAPAPGARRSRRIASKVKHFAFDRKRRHYGLGVVGNWLNRSYRRSISSTVQRQLESFDSHRPYFTYWLTFVHIIITLLVICTYGIAPVGFAQHVTTQLVLRNKGVYESVKYIQQENFWIGPSSIDLIHLGAKFSPCIRKDQQIDQLVLRERDLERDSGCCVQNDHSGCIQTQRKDCSETLATFVKWQDDTGPPMDKSDLGQRRTSGAVCHQDPRTCEEPASSGAHIWPDDITKWPICTEQAKSNRTGFLHMDCQIKGRPCCIGTKGSCEITTREYCEFMHGYFHEEATLCSQVHCLDKVCGLLPFLNPEVPDQFYRLWLSLFLHAGVVHCFVSVVFQMTILRDLEKLAGWHRIAIIFILSGITGNLASALFLPYRAEVGPAGSQFGLLACLFVELFQSWQLLERPWKAFLNLSAIVLFLFVCGLLPWIDNIAHIFGFLSGLLLAFAFLPYITFGTSDKYRKRALILVSLLVFAGLFASLVIWLYVHPVHWPWIEYLTCFPFTSRFCEKYELDQVLH